The Pogona vitticeps strain Pit_001003342236 chromosome 3, PviZW2.1, whole genome shotgun sequence genome includes a window with the following:
- the LOC144588476 gene encoding uncharacterized protein LOC144588476, translating to MYGSGCCLSPSARCKDFSLHRRLASGVTFQKKGSSGHKLHHTHFTKFRSHHKLGQVNANSFSSDVIHRSHSGLKKGKAFSACGPHTKAANSPAGIPTPCPSVSTSGRTSARPHGINNGCLASRQAQNEITTGMAPSSLQPVVRPPKEAVESHPRVGEATVMVGLPATSSHGAPFSTATTIGSSYNGCEPHGLGGSLQRPHRECLVDPSSKGPPHKPSRADSSNKGLQSFSPHNTGSWCASCNRQYHDPVLYKQAGRNKVSVLTLPSCTTLGMVLCPSCVSHGHSYCDNRELSSRHSKPSKKSVPRVGTKPTHVSGVMPQMGPSSHRHVCFERKQKMSRLCLKSREGSLIPGGRLHDSLEETSHLPVPADSSNSKDHSQANSTQGLSHPGGPILATSTVVPSPPIGSHGRLQVSDDARLALQGLRVHSSPGRGIPSPDRLEDLPEIKEILDKSRKPSTKSLYKYKWDNFVCFASSKDLQTSPVSLRTLLIYLRHLFDLGLSVSTLKVYAAAIVAHQPSGSSSAQLFTHPTVKTFFKGLTNAHPPVRAPIPQWSLTLVLNALMKHPFEPMSSCDLKFLSLKILFLVAITSARRASELAALRSDSPYLQFYKDKVVLFPDISFLPKVVSEFHLNQPISLPTLFSDPSSDIERMLHSLDVKRALSYYISRTKDFRASHKLFLCYYGSRKGSAASAPALSRWLVSTVVLAYQLSKKDVPEGIRGHSTRSMATSTALLRGVDVPDICRAATWSKVSTFVTHYRLDLRAKKETSFGRAVLTSVLQ from the coding sequence atgtatggctccGGTTGCTGCCTTTCTCCGTCTGCAAGATGTAAAGATTtttccttacatcgacgactggctagtGGTGTCACCTTCCAGAAGAAGGGCAGTTCAGGACACAAACTTCACCATACACACTTTACAAAGTTTAGGTCTCACCATAAACTGGGACAAGTCAACGCTAACTCCTTCTCAAGTGATGTCATACATAGGAGCCACTCTGGACTCAAAAAAGGCAAGGCTTTTTCTGCCTGTGGACCGCATACAAAAGCTGCAAACAGCCCTGCAGGGATTCCTACCCCATGCCCTAGTGTCAGCACATCAGGCcgaacatctgctaggcctcatggcatcAACAACGGCTGCCTTGCCTCACGCCAGGCTCAGAATGAGATCACTACAGGCATGGCTCCTTCATCACTTCAACCCGTTGTACGACCACCCAAAGAAGCAGTTGAGAGTCACCCCAGAGTTGGCGAGGCAACTGTTATGGTGGGGCTTCCGGCCACATCTTCTCATGGGGCGCCCTTTTCGACCGCTACGACTATCGGCTCAAGTTACAACGGATGCGAGCCCCACGGGTTGGGGGGCTCATTGCAACGGCCACACCGTGAATGCCTTGTGGACCCCTCGTCAAAAGGGCCTCCACATAAACCATCTAGAGCTGATAGCAGTAATAAAGGCCTTCAAAGCTTTTCTCCCCATAATACAGGGTCGTGGTGTGCAAGTTGTAACAGACAATACCACGACCCTgttttatataaacaagcagggaggaacaaagTCTCTGTCCTTACTTTACCTAGCTGTACTactctgggaatggtgttgtGTCCGTCATGTGTATCCCATGGCCATTCATATTGCGACAACAGAGAACTCTCTAGCAGACACTCTAAGCCGTCAAAAAAGTCAGTCCCACGAGTGGGAACTAAACCAACTCATGTTTCAGGAGTTATGCCACAGATGGGGCCATCCTCACATAGACATGTTTGCTTCGAGCGAAAACAGAAAATGTCACGCTTATGCCTCAAGAGCAGGGAAGGATCCCTCATCCCTGGGGGACGCCTTCATGATTCCCTGGAAGAAACATCTCATTTACCTGTTCCCGCCGATTCCTCTAATTCAAAGGACCATAGTCAGGCTAATTCAACACAAGGCCTCAGCCATCCTGGTGGCCCCATTCTGGCCACGTCAACCGTGGTTCCCAGTCCTCCGATAGGTAGCCACGGACGTCTTCAAGTTTCCGATGATGCCAGACTTGCTCTCCAGGGACTCAGGGTCCATTCTTCACCCGGACGTGGAATCCCTTCACCTGACCGCTTGGAGGATCTGCcagaaattaaagaaatattagATAAGTCTAGGAAACCTTCTACTAAAtctttgtacaaatacaaatgggACAACTTTGTCTGTTTTGCTTCTTCTAAAGATCTTCAAACATCTCCTGTTTCTTTGAGAACTTTGTTGATCTATTTAAGGCATTTGTTTGACCTTGGTTTGTCTGTTTCCACTTTGAAAGTTTATGCGGCTGCTATAGTTGCTCATCAGCCTTCTGGTTCAAGTTCTGCACAGCTGTTTACTCACCCGACTGTTAAGACCTTTTTTAAAGGACTTACGAACGCTCACCCACCTGTAAGAGCTCCTATCCCGCAATGGTCTCTGACTCTTGTTCTGAATGCGTTAATGAAACACCCCTTCGAACCCATGTCATCCTGTGATCTCAAGTTTCTCTCCTTAAAGATTCTGTTTTTGGTGGCTATTACATCCGCCAGGAGAGCCTCTGAGTTAGCAGCTCTAAGATCAGATTCGCCTTATCTACAATTCTACAAGGATAAGGTAGTCCTCTTTCCagacatttcctttcttcctaaggtggtgtCTGAATTTCACCTAAATCAGCCCATATCATTGCCGACCTTGTTCTCTGACCCATCCTCGGACATTGAGAGGATGCTGCATTCTTTGGACGTCAAAAGGGCTTTGTCCTATTACATTTCAAGGACTAAGGACTTTAGGGCTTCCCACAAACTTTTCCTGTGCTACTATGGATCACGCAAAGGGTCGGCTGCTTCAGCTCCTGCCTTATCTAGGTGGTTAGTCTCCACTGTAGTTCTGGCTTATCAGCTATCCAAGAAGGATGTTCCTGAAGGTATTCGTGGGCACTCGACGAGGTCAATGGCAACGTCTACAGCTTTGCTCCGAGGCGTCGATGTACCTGATATCTGCAGGGCAGCTACCTGGTCCAAGGTGTCCACTTTTGTCACCCATTACCGGCTTGACCTGCGGGCTAAAAAGGAAACATCCTTCGGAAGGGCTGTCCTCACGTCAGTTCTCCAGTGA